In Populus alba chromosome 4, ASM523922v2, whole genome shotgun sequence, the genomic window TTGGCCCATTTGATGCtctgaaagataaaatttttataattcagaaagaaaattattttttaatgtattagaaagattaactatttatttataagtGAAGCATTCATATGCATGGGTTTTAAGATACGTTAAGGGTAGATTGCATGCTTAatataaaatcagaaaaaaaattactatgtAAAAATTGATATGATCCAATGATACCTCAccattaaaaccataaaaaactgTTTCCTGAGCTAGATGAACAGGTTTCACTCAATTTATTCAAAGTCCTTTTAGGagctaaaaaaaattgcttgaaaGAATTGGCAAAGTATTTGATATGTGAGACCACCTTTTATGCTTGAAGATATCAATGCCATTTCCCCGTCGACTTCTTTGCTAATATTCTTGGACAAGTAGAAGAGACTCCGAGTTCGTATGAATTCCCTATTGCAGTGGACACGACTGCTGCCTGCTTACCCTTCAACCTGGCTGCACCAATCGACACCTTTAAAATGAGTTTCATAAATGACATCAAACGATCGGTTTGCTTTTTTAAGCTAGTTAGCATAGTTGTTACACTGGTCCGATGGGATGATTTGATACCAAACTCGAGTTAGGTTTAAAATTATACcagttttaatattaatctaATTCAACCTAGTTGATTGTGGATtggaaaagtaattttttaaaaatatttaattcgattttaaaattttttctttgcacaattaaacatttttttagttaaaatttgattgaattaaaaaacaagaaactgaaataaaataacataggtAATATGAGTAATTTGTTTGTGAAGTATGTTTTAATCCCCAACTTTCCTTGCTATAAGATgaccattctttttattttaaaaaatatgtcttgatattaaacttttttttttcaattctattttcatgagagaagataaaaaaataaccaaatttcaaccaataaaaagaaagttttttgtTGGTAATGATTTTGACCACCAAACAAGTTAAAATTAGtgtcaataaattaattccactAGATGAAAAGAATCTCATGGTGGTTGTCTCAAGCTTCAATGTAGCTTGAAAAAATAGATCTAAGTCATGGATccaattcttttccttttcctggtttgatttagtcattttaattgttttttaggtttaataAATTCTTTAGTGTTTTAAGGGTGTTTTGTTgttaaaatgagttaaaaaaatgtttttttggtaaaaacaaaatagtagaTCTAGATTTTCAGGCATTATAATGGCGACTAAAATATGAGATGGCAAACAATATGTCATTtactataataaataatatgttatctgcctatttttttttttcaaaaaataagggTGGGTTATCcgtctcttttaaaaaaaatagcaagccCAACGCGTGGGCATGGGCTTCAAGGCCTACATACttgagctttttattttttgatatttgtttttcaattaacacttttctttgccttttaaaataattttttaagttttttttttaattaatatccctCCTATATCATTTTTGGGcttatttaaccttttttttaataatagttattttttaaattatattaggtGTCTTTAATTTTTCACGAGGTTAATATGACttgtttgtattattttttatatatttcatataaattttatttatttttataaattaaaaatatatattttatgatatttttaatatgtgcaaccttatatagtattttttttcattttcttctatttagtaaattttatttttaaatcagtttattaaaaaaaattcaaaaaatatataaaaaaataattattaataaaattttttaatttttttaaaaacaattttttaaaaaccttctgtatttttaaaaacaaataattattgtttgcatatatatatatataaaaccttcTGTATTTTTACATGGTTTGTGGATGGGGAAATATTAgagaatcatgtttttttttttaattaaaaaaaagataaatttttaattgaaaccaACGAatagacttaattaaatttaatcgaGATTAAAATAGATTGGGGATCTAATTAAGATTTTTCGTATAGATGGAGTACTTTTCTTAggtttgtcctttttttttttaaaaatagcaaataattacaaataaaaaacctatttttttattcagtatTTCACTCATCATGATGGATTCTTTCAACTTATAATCTCCCTCTCTATTCTCCAGGGTGGCAGATCTTCATAGAAGTAACGCCTGGAATCAGCCCCCCATCTTGATTCTCTCccttttaatcattaatttcttgCTGGTTTTTTGTTTGGTAAGATCTTTGATGGCCCTcttgcatatttatttatttattttgcgtTTTTTAATTATGGGTATGATTTATTGAATCTCATTGCTTTCAACATCTTATTTGTGTTAACTAACGCTGTAGTGTGAACTTCTGACCTGGTTTGTTAATACCTAGATGCCGGATTTTATGTTTCTGATgggttttgtttgttgatttctTTATTGCCGGATGGCTCGATGTTTTGTTGggttggaattttttttctaacatgttaaaagattttatctttttgttgaaATCAATGTTACTGGCTAGCCCTGATGTTGaattttgagtgtttttttggGGGGGTTGGTTTTGTTGATGTGTTTTGGATTTCTGTTTCTATCATTTCAAATTTCACTGCATGCTTTGTGAGTTAgtgagtttgatttttttttttaatttctcatatgTTGGCTTGTGCCAATTGGTTGTTTTACCATGTTGAGTAGCTTTTATGTTTGTGTACTAGATCAAACTTTGGGGTTATTGAGGAAGGAACGATGCACAGGATCCAAATGTAGTGGAAGAGTTCATTAGCTTGTGTCTTATAAACTGAGCCGTGTTGATTTTTCTGATGAGTTACGGGGGAAGCCCTAGTTGAGGATTTGAAACTCTAGGGTTTTGTTTTCGGGTAATGGAACATCTTCCAGTTGAAGTTATTGGGAACATTTTGTCACTGCTAGGAAGCGCTCGAGATGTGGTGATAGCTTCTGCAACATGTCGGAAGTGGCGAGAAGCTTGTCGTAAACACCTTCACACCCTTTCATTCAATTCCAATGATTGGCATGTTTATCATGATCTCTTGGGTAGTCGGCTAGAGATACTGATAACTCAAACAATATTCCAAACCACTGGATTACAAGGCTTGTCAATTTTGATGGATGATGTTGATGATTTTTCTGCTTCAACAGTTATTGCTTGGCTCATGTACACCAGGGAAACCTTGCATCGATTGATTTATAATGTTCGGACCACTCCGAATGTTAATATTCTTGAGATTTGTGGCAGGCAGAAGCTGGAAACTTTGGAACTGTCCCATAACTCGATAACAGGGGTTGAACCCAATTTTCAGAGATTCCCCTGTTTAAAATCCCTTTCTTTGAGTTATGTCAGTATCTCAGCATTGGATCTCAATCTTTTACTCACTGCTTGCCCAAAGATTGAGACCTTGAGGCTTGTTAATCCAGAGATTGCAATATCTGATGCACAGGTGACTGTTGAACTGAGCAGCCCTACATTAAAGAGTGTTTATGTCGAAGCAATTAGTTTGGACAAGTTTATATTGGAAGCGGATAACATTGAAAGCTTGCACTTGAAGGATTGTGCTCTTGAGCTATTTGAACTCATTGGAAAGGGTACTTTGAAGCATTTCAAAATTGATGACGTGAGTGTTATTCAACTTTATATTGGCGAGACTGTTGATAATCTTGAGAGCATAGATGTCAGCAACTTCACTATTATTTGGCCAAAGTTCTACCTAATGATCTCAAAATCATCCAAGTTAAGGAAACTTCGTCTTTGGGACGTGGTCTTTGATGACGAGGATGAGATTGTGGATTTAGAAAATATTGCTGTTTGTTTCCCACATCTCAGCCACCTTGCATTAAGTTATGACCTGAGAGATGGAGTGGTTAACTATGGTCTACAAGGTTCTTCCCACTTGGAAAATGTTATTACCTTGGAACTCGGGTGGACTGTAATTAATGATCTCTTTTCTCTTTGGGTGGAGGGACTGCTAAAACTGTGTCCAAATCTCAAGAAGTTGGTGATTCATGGTGTTGTTTCAGAGGCCAAAGGTCATGAAGAATGCCAAATGTTGGCCAATTTTACCTCATCCATAGTTCAGCTCATGAGAACATACATGCATGTAGATGTGCAGTTCGATTATGAATAGAAATCTCGTGATTGCTTTTCGTCCATGTTCACCTTTTGACTTCTAAACAAGTTATTTACAACATACGCCAGGTAAGATTCGCAGCATTTATAACCTGAGCACGAGCATCCCTTTCCATGTCCTGTAAATGATATCTGAATTCTTCCTTATAATTGCAACTTGCTTTTGCAACGGaaacatgttttcttttcactttgttttcattttactCAATTGCTGTAGACAAGCCTTTCTTTTCATCTGATTGAAAAGTTTGCTCTGCCTTTCTTgctcacccccccccccctcctctCCCACACACACAGATAAACAGTGCAGCTTGGTTTTATTTGACCGATGGTTTTCCGCGTCCCtttatgagttgtttttttaactgtatTCCCTGTCCTTGATGGAGTACTGGTGCCGACGTTTCTATATCTGGAAAATATGGAAATGATAGTAAAATCATTGGTGGAACAAGGATAGCagtttttttgtcaataaaatTTGCAATGAGCGAGTGATGTCTGACTTTGACATAACTACAAATTCTAAACTGAACGATTTATCTTTTTATGGATCTCTATAATTCTAAGAGACTCCCTTGCCAGGGAAAAAATGATGTGGTTTTAAATTATGGCTATCAGAGTTTTTGGGATCAATGGGCAAATTTTTATCTGCATAATTTAACTGCACCTCCCTGCTGCTCGTGTGACGGCAGCTTAACTGTTTTTAAGGATGTTGATCCGTGTGATATGGCTGAGGTCTAGATGCCAATATACACGAGTGCCTACAGACATACCTACATAGTACATACCATATATATAGGAAACGTTCCAAGGTAGATATCAAGTAATCCCACAACGTTTGGTCTTATTGGTGAAATACCTGGAATTTCTTTCAGTGATGAAATAAGAATGGCCCGCTGAGGATCGATCTTACAGCAGAAACATGCAGCTCGTCATCCTTTATATGGGAGAGAAATTACCCGAGGATGGAGTGTCCATG contains:
- the LOC118038921 gene encoding F-box/LRR-repeat protein At1g67190; protein product: MEHLPVEVIGNILSLLGSARDVVIASATCRKWREACRKHLHTLSFNSNDWHVYHDLLGSRLEILITQTIFQTTGLQGLSILMDDVDDFSASTVIAWLMYTRETLHRLIYNVRTTPNVNILEICGRQKLETLELSHNSITGVEPNFQRFPCLKSLSLSYVSISALDLNLLLTACPKIETLRLVNPEIAISDAQVTVELSSPTLKSVYVEAISLDKFILEADNIESLHLKDCALELFELIGKGTLKHFKIDDVSVIQLYIGETVDNLESIDVSNFTIIWPKFYLMISKSSKLRKLRLWDVVFDDEDEIVDLENIAVCFPHLSHLALSYDLRDGVVNYGLQGSSHLENVITLELGWTVINDLFSLWVEGLLKLCPNLKKLVIHGVVSEAKGHEECQMLANFTSSIVQLMRTYMHVDVQFDYE